In a genomic window of Diabrotica undecimpunctata isolate CICGRU chromosome 2, icDiaUnde3, whole genome shotgun sequence:
- the crim gene encoding UPAR/Ly6 domain-containing protein crim — protein sequence MGKFVPYVLPVILTVFVAQTAALWCYQCVSTQPGCGTPFNWLFHWTKVCPEDDDVCVKILEQKDGETVITRDCLSSMKGIRTDIPADHYEGCRPAAVDVKLANYVNNSVKELDIYDKYYDNTTWCFCFLDHRCNSGISFKCSWSFVALSTILALFQLI from the exons ATGGGAAAATTTGTGCCTTATGTTTTACCAGTTATTTTAACAGTATTTGTTGCCCAAA CTGCTGCCCTTTGGTGTTATCAATGTGTTTCTACACAGCCTGGATGTGGTACACCCTTTAATTGGTTATTTCACTGGACTAAAGTGTGTCCCGAGGATGATGATGTTTGTGTGAAAATTCTTGAACAAAAAGAtg GTGAAACTGTGATAACAAGAGATTGCCTGAGCTCTATGAAAGGTATTAGAACAGATATTCCAGCAGATCATTATGAAGGTTGTAGGCCTGCAGCTGTAGATGTTAAATTAGCGAATTATGTGAATAATTCAGTAAAGGAATTGGATATTTATGA taaATATTATGACAACACAACTTGGTGCTTCTGCTTTTTGGATCATCGATGCAACAGCGGCATTTCATTCAAATGTTCATGGAGTTTTGTAGCCTTAAGTACAATTTTAGCTCTATTTCAACTGATTTGA